The Mustela lutreola isolate mMusLut2 chromosome 3, mMusLut2.pri, whole genome shotgun sequence genome includes a region encoding these proteins:
- the FAM168B gene encoding myelin-associated neurite-outgrowth inhibitor translates to MNPVYSPGSSGVPYANAKGIGYPAGFPMGYAAAAPAYSPNMYPGANPTFQTGYTPGTPYKVSCSPTSGAVPPYSSSPNPYQTAVYPVRSAYPQQSPYAQQGTYYTQPLYAAPPHVIHHTTVVQPNGMPATVYPAPIPPPRGNGVTMGMVAGTTMAMSAGTLLTAHSPTPVAPHPVTVPTYRAPGTPTYSYVPPQW, encoded by the exons ATGAATCCTGTTTATAGCCCTGGTTCTTCCGGAGTTCCCTATGCAAATGCCAAAGGAATTGGTTATCCAG CTGGTTTCCCCATGGGCTATGCAGCTGCAGCTCCTGCCTACTCCCCCAACATGTACCCTGGAGCGAATCCTACCTTCCAGACAG GTTACACTCCTGGCACACCTTACAAAGTGTCCTGTTCCCCCACAAGCGGGGCAGTGCCACCAtactcctcctcccccaacccctaccAGACTGCTGTGTACCCTGTGCGAAGTGCCTACCCCCAGCAGAGCCCCTACGCACAG CAAGGCACGTACTACACACAGCCCCTGTATGCAGCACCCCCTCACGTCATCCACCACACTACAGTGGTGCAGCCCAATGGCATGCCAGCGACGGTGTACCCTGCTCCCATTCCTCCACCTAGAGGCAACGGCGTCACCATGGGCATGGTGGCTGGGACCACTATGGCCATGTCGGCAG GTACCCTTCTGACCGCTCACTCCCCGACTCCTGTTGCCCCCCACCCAGTCACTGTGCCCACGTATCGGGCCCCAGGAACACCCACCTACAGCTACGTGCCCCCTCAGTGGTGA